Part of the Caballeronia sp. SL2Y3 genome is shown below.
TGCTGCAATCGCCGAGCGACACGCCGGGCGTCGATTCCATCGACTTCGTGATCTTCCCGCCGCGCTGGCTCGCCGCCGAGGACACGTTCCGGCCGCCGTGGTTTCACCGCAATGTCGCAAGCGAGTTCATGGGCCTCGTGCACGGCGTGTACGACGCGAAGGCGGAAGGCTTCGTGCCGGGCGGCGCGAGCCTGCACAACTGCATGTCCGGTCACGGACCGGACGCGGATACGTTCGAGAAGGCATCGGCGAGCGATACGTCGAAGCCCGCGAAAGTCGGCGACACGATGGCCTTCATGTTCGAAACGCGCACGCTCATCAAGCCCACGCAGTTCGCGCTGGAGACCGCGCAATTGCAGGCGCATTACTACGAATGCTGGCAGGGCCTCACGAAACACTTCAACCCGGAGCAACGATGAACGATGCGCTAAAGGCGACGCTCGCCCCGACGCTCAAAAGCTGGATCGAATCCGCGAACGATCCCAAGAGCGACTTTCCGATTCAGAACCTGCCGTTCGGCGTCTTCAGCGACGCGGTGAACGAGCGGCCGCGCGCGGGCGTGGCGATCGGCGACTGGATCGTGGATTTGGCGGCGCTCGAAGACGCGCGGCTGATCGACGCCAACGGCACATTCAGCGAGCCGCGCCTGAATGCGTTCATCGCGCTGGGACGCGAATCATGGCGCGCGGTGCGTGTCGCGCTCTCCGCGTTGCTCGCACGCGATACGCCGACGCTGCGCGACGATGCCGCGCTGCGCCGCCGCGCGCTCGTGCCGCGCGAGACCGCGACGATGCATCTGCCGGTCGAGATTCCCGGCTATGCGGACTTCTATTCGTCGAAGGAGCACGCGACGAACGTCGGTTCCATGTTCCGCGATCCGAAGAACGCGCTCCTGCCGAACTGGTCCGAGATGCCGATCGCCTATAACGGACGCGCGTCGTCGGTCGTGGTGAGCGGCACGCCGGTGCGCCGGCCCAACGGCCAACTGAAGCTGCCGGACGAGCCGCGCCCGATTTTCGGCGCGTGCCGCAAGCTGGATATCGAGCTGGAGACGGGCTTCATCGTCGGGCAAGGCAATGCGCTCGGCGAACCGATCCCGTGCGAAGAAGCCGAAGCGCACATCTTCGGCATGGTGCTGCTCAACGACTGGAGCGCGCGCGACATCCAGCAATGGGAATACGTGCCGCTCGGCCCGTTCAACTCGAAGACGTTTGCGACGACCATCTCGCCGTGGATCGTCACGCTGGATGCGCTCGAACCGTTCCGCACCGCGACGCCGGCGCAGGAGCCAGAGCCGCTTGCGTATCTGCAACACGCGGGCGATCACGCTTTCGATATCGAGCTATCCGTCGACTTGCGGCCCGAAGGCGCAGCCACCGCGACCACCATTTCTCGCACCAACTTCAGGCTGATGTACTGGTCGATGGCGCAGCAGTTGGCGCATCACACGGTGTCGGGCTGCAACACGCGCGTGGGCGACCTGTTGGGCTCGGGCACGATCAGCGGGCCGACGCCCGACTCGTGCGGCAGCCTGCTCGAAGCGACATGGAATGGCCAGCGGCCCGTGCGACTCGAAGAAGGCGGCGAGCGCGCGTTCCTTCAGGACGGCGACGAGATCACGCTGCGCGGCTGGTGTCAGGGCGATGGTTATCGCGTGGGCTTCGGGGAGTGCGTGGGGCGCATCGTCCCGGCGCGTTCCTTAGCGTGAGGAAAAGAACATGACGACAAAGACGACAATCGACGTCGAGCGCGCGCTCGGCGATGCGCACCGGCCCGCGTTTCATTTCCTGCTGCTCGCGCTGTGCGGGCTGTGCCTCGTGATCGACGGCTTCGACGCGCAGGCGATGGGTTATGTCGCGCCGGCCGTCATCGCCGAATGGGGCGTGCCGAAGTCGGCGCTCGCGCCGGTGTTCAGCGCGAGCCTCTTCGGCATGCTGCTCGGCGCGCTCGGCTTGTCCGTGCTCGCCGACCGCATCGGGCGCAGGCCGGTGCTGATCGGCGCGACGCTGTTCTTCGGACTCACGATGATCGCGACCGCCTTCACGCACAGCCTGCCGGTGCTGACCGCGTTGCGCTTCGTGACCGGCCTCGGGCTCGGCTGCATCATGCCGAACGCGATGGCGCTGGTCGGCGAATTCTCCAGCACCCAGCACCGCGTCAAGCGCATGATGCTGGTCTCGTGCGGCTTTACGCTCGGCGCGGCGCTCGGCGGCTTCCTGAGCGCGGCGCTGATTCCGTCGCTCGGCTGGCGCTCGGTCTTCTGGGTCGGCGGCGCGGTGCCGATCGTGCTCGCGCTCGCCATGTTCGTCGGGCTGCCCGAATCGCTGCAATTTCTCGTGCTGAAGGGGCATGAAGCGCGGGCGCGCGCGTGGCTGGCGAAGTTCGATCCGTCGCTTCGAATCGACTCGACGACGCGCCTCATCGTCCGCGAAAAAGGCGGCGAGGGCGCGCCGGTGGCCGAGCTCTTCCGCGCGGGGCGCGCGCCTGTCACGCTGATCTTGTGGGCAATCAGCTTCATGAATCTGATCGACCTGTATTTCCTCTCGAACTGGCTGCCGACCGTCATGCGCGATGCGGGCTATTCGCCCGGCATGGCGGTGCTCGTCGGCACGCTGTTGCAGACGGGCGGCGTGATCGGGACCTTGCTGCTCGGCTGGTTCATCGAGCGCTTCGGCTTCGTGCGCGTGCTGCTCGGCTGCTTTCTCGTCGGCGCGGTTTGCGTCGGGGTGATCGGCGGCGTCGCGCACGTTCAGACGTGGCTCTTCCTGGCCGTATTCGCGGCGGGCTTTTGCATCGTCGGCGGTCAACCGGCCGTCAACGCGCTCGCCGGCCATTACTATCCGACGACGCTGCGTTCCACCGGCATCGGCTGGAGTCTGGGCATCGGGCGCGTGGGATCGGTGATCGGGCCGCTCGTCGGCGGGCAGATGATCGCGCTCGGATGGAGCAACGTCGAGCTGTTTCACGCGGCGGCGGTGCCGGTGTTCTGTTCGGCGCTGCTCGTGGTGCTGCTCGCGCTGGTCCGCAGGGAAGTGCGTCGCGTGATGACAGCAGCCTAGTCGGGCAACGCTGTTCCATCAATCGGAAAAGACGACCGCGCGATACGCCGATTCGTGCTTGAAAACGCACGGCCGGGAGCCAACAATGAAGCCATCTGCACAGCCGGGCATAGACCCGGCTGCGTCGTATGAATGCCATGCCGTGATTCAACGCGAAACATGCGCGAGGAGGAACGCATGAATATCGAACGCGATCGTTTCCCCGTTTATTAGTAGTACGTAGGTCATACAAAGCAATGCCTCGTCGCATTACACTCATAGCCACGGGTCGATGGAAAACTGCATCGCGATGGTCGCGAGCGCCGCGACGACGACCGCGCCCATGATCGTGCCGCGCGCGCCGTATCGCGACGCGATGCGGCTCGCGAACGGCGCGACGACGACTCCGCCGCCGGCCTGCATCGCCGTCATGATGCCGACGACGTCCGACCCGTAACCCGCCTGCGTCAGCGCGAGCGCGGTGAGCGGCAGCGTCGCGCCGAGGCCCAGGCCCACCACCGCGACGCTCGATACAGCGCGAAGAAGTCGCGCGAGCGGACGCCTCTCATCGACTGCGCGCAGCGAGACTCAGGCAGCCTGCCCGATGGCGAGACGGCGCGCGCGCTTGTCGAGCGTCGCGGAGAGCAGCGTCAGCCCGAACGCGCCGCACGCCATCGCGACGCCCACCCACGGCAGCGAGGTCAGCGGCGCGCCGGCGCTGATCGCGCAGCCGCCCAGCCACGCGCCCGTCGCGTTGCCGAGATTGAAGGCGCCCTGATTGAGCGTCGAGGCGAGATTCGGCGCATCGCTCGCGCGGTTGACGATCAGGATTTGCAGCGGCGGCACGATGGCGAATGCGAGCACGCCCCACAGGAAGATGGTGATCATCGCGGAGATGGACTCGTGCATCGTCGCGGCGAAGACCGTGAGAATCACCACGATCGACACCAGGAACGACAGCAGCGAGCGCAGGAGCTTCCAGTCCGCGAGCTTGCCGCCGAGCGTGCTGCCCACCGTCAGCCCGAGGCCGAAGAGCAGCAGCACGTACGTGACCGCGTGCGGCGAAACGCCCGTCACGTCTTCGAGGATCGGCGTGATATACGTGAACACCGAAAAGAGGCTCGCCGAAGCCAGCACGCTGATGCCGAGCACCATCAGCACTTGCGGGTTTTTGAGTACGTTGAATTCGCGGAGGATGCTGCTTTCGCGCATCTCGATGTGCTTCGGCAGACACACCGCCAGCGCACCCGCCGCCGCGATGCCGATGAGCGTCACGACCCAGAACGTCGCGCGCCAGCCGGCCGCCTGACCGAGCGCGGTGCCGAGCGGCACGCCCAGCACGTTGGCGAGCGTGAGGCCGGTGAACATCAGCGCGATGGCTTGCGCGCGGCGGTTCGGCGCGACGAGATCGGCGGCGACCACCGAGCCGATGCCGAAGAACGCGCCGTGGCAGAACGCGGTGACGATGCGCGCGCCCATCAGCACCCAGTAGTTGGGCGCGAGCGCGCACAGCAGATTGCCGACGATGAACACGCCGATCAGGCCCATCAGCGCCTTCTTGCGCGGCATCTTCGCGGTGACGATGGCGAGAATCGGCGCGCCGATGGTCACGCCGAGCGCATAGCCCGAGACGAGCATGCCGGCGGCGGGAATCGACACGGCGAGATCGCGCGCGACGTTGGGCAAGAGGCCCATGATGACGAATTCGGTCGTGCCGATGCCGAACGCGGCAATTGCAAGAGCGAGGAGAGGCAAGGGCATGGCAAAAGGCGGGGAAAATGGGCGCGCCGGCCTGAATGGCGACGCAAGGAAGGATCGAATTCTACCGAAAGGTGATTTTTGGTGCTGGTAGAAACCCTGAGATTGCGCCGCGCCGACAATGCCGGATCATGAGCGGTTCCTTTTATGCGGCGCACGATTCTGCATGATTCGGGTCAGCGGCGCGGCCCACGTTCTGCATTCTTACCCGGCACGCGCGAATCGTTGCGCGGCGCGGGTGTTGGAAAAACACAGCACTGACTGAAGACATATGTCGCCTTTGAAAACCTGCCTGCGCGCGGCCATCGCCTGCGCGGTTCTGCTTGTCACGCACGCGCACGCCCAAAGCGATGCCGCCGGCCCCGTCGCGACGCAAGCAGGCACCGTCTACTTCCTGCGCGACGAATCGGGCTTTGCCGCGATGCTCGGCACGCAGGCGTTCGATCGCTTCGATGCACGCCGTCTCGCGCATTTCGATGAAGCGGGCAGCAACGGTTCCATCACGCGCGCCTTGATGCAGACGGACACCGGCCCGGTGCTCTATGACTTCCGCCGCAATCCGCCGCTGGTACAGCGCGCGGGCAAGCGCATGACCGTGCAGCGCGTGTTCTGGCAAGGCGACGATGTCGTGATGCAGACCACGGCGGGCTGGTACAAGCTGGAACGCGGCACGCTCACGAAGCTGCAGGCAACGACCAGAACGTATCACTGACGCACGCCGAACACGCGCTCGCCCGCGACCACGTAGACGGCTTCGCTCGCGCGGCGCACGGCGTCGTTGACTTCGAAGCCGCCGGTGAACGCGCCGAACGCCGGCAGCACGCCCGCGCGCCGGCCGAAGCGAAAGCACGGCAGCCGCACGCTGTCGATGCGCGTCGCCAGCCGATACACCGGATGCTCGTGGCCGGCGAGCGCGTAGCCGTCGTCCACGCTCTGCGGGTGATGGCACAGCGCCCACGGGCCGAGCCGATAAGGCTCCTGCACCAGTTCCACGCCGAAGCGCGCCGGCAGCTCGCCCGCATGCCGGTCGTGATTGCCTTCGACGAGCACCAGCCGCAACGCGCGATGCGTCGCGCGCCAGGCATCGAGCGCGGCGAGGGTTTCGTCGGCGTGGGATTCGCGTGCGTGCAGCAAGTCGCCGAGAAAGACGATCGACTCCGGGCGATGCGTCGCGATGAGCGCATCGAGCCGCGTCAGGTTGTCGGCGGTCGCGCCAGCCGGCACCGGGATGCCGCGCGCGCGGAAGACGGCGTCCTTGCCGAAATGCGCGTCGGCGATGAAGAGGCTCTTTTCGAGCGGATCGAACGCGGCGCGCTCGGCGGAGAGCACGAGCGCGTGGCCGTTTATATCGATGGTCAGGGCTTCGATTGGCATTGGGGCGTATCGGGAGTACCTCGGAGACCGGAACCTCGTGCAAGATGCGAGCCGCGCGAGCTTACTTCTCGCGTCCCCTGGAGTACGTTTACCATGCATATCGAAGCCAGAGCAATAGCGCAAGCGCCAGGAGAAATTTGATGACGACGACTTTGCGGACAACCCCAACGACGACTTTGCTCGATACCTTTGACGACTGCTTCTTCCGTTTCATTCGCAACCTGCGCCTCTCATTCCAAACCGTCCAGGACTTTCCAACAACAGTCCACACAGCATAGCCGTGATACGCCGACTCAAGGTGTGGTAGGCCCAATTTTTCGGAAAGATCGGGACTCCTGTTTTTTGGCACGAGACCGCTTGTGAAGCGCATCAAAGCGCTCCACAAAGCAGTTACGGCGCAGGGAAGGGCAACAACAGCCTGGTTGTTGTCAGCATGACAAAGAAAAAAAGGAGCTCACAAACGGAGCTCCTTTTAGGTCTCCGCTACGCGGAGGATTTCTCGCGGTCACAACTCCAACCCGTCGAGGACCGGCCTATCTCCGCAATCGCAGAGAAACCGTGCAACCAGGCAACGCAAGTCAAGCTCGTCGCGCCTGCCGCAAGCTACCAAAAATTGCGTAAGAGTGCAAACGATCAGCTTTGAGTTACATCGGGCTCGAACGGGCAAGCGGGCGTCGATCGTCAGTGCCTGACTGCCAAACCACTCCTACGCTTGCGCCGCCTTCTCCAACTCCGCCAGCATCCGCTCCACACGATCCGCGAGCTTCTCCGTGCTCACCTTCTCCCGCAGCCGCCCGACGATCAGCGGGAACGCGAACGGCGTCGGCTTCTTCGGATGCGTGAGCGCGAGGCGGCTTTCGCTCATCCGCACGAGCGCGTGGCGCAAACGGCTCAGTTCAAGTTCTTGCAGCATGACTTCCTGATCGGCTTGCGTGAGCAGCAGATTGCCGCTGTCGTGCTTGCGAAAGACTTCGTAGAAGAGCCCGCTCGACGCCTGCAACTGCCGCGCGCTTTTCTGCTGCCCCGGATGGCCCTGATAGATCAGCCCCGATACCCGCGCGATTTCCCGAAAGCGCCGCGCCGAAAGTTCCGATGCGTTCAGGCTCGCGAGAATGTCGTGCTCCAGATTGTCGGGCGAGAAGAGCCCTTCCGCGATCAGCGTTTCCCAGTCGAACGGACGCGCCGACAGCAACTCGAAGCCGTAATCGTTCATCGAGATGGAGAACGTGCTCGGCTGATCGCGCGCCACGCGCCAGCCGATCAGCGATCCCAGCCCGATATGCGACATGCGCCCCGCAAACGGATAGCAGAAGAAGTGGTGCCCCTCGCGCGATCGCACCGTCTCCACGACCAGCACGCCCGGTCCGGGCAGCGCGGACCACTTCGCCTGCAAGTCGAGCAGCGGCTTGACGGCTTGCATCTCGGGCTCGTCGTAGATGCCGTCGTTCGCGCGGGCGAGCATCACGAGCGCCGCTTCCGCCAGTTCGGACGACAGCGGCATCTTGCTGCCCGCCCATTGCGGCATGGCCCCGCGCGAGGACGTCGCGCGCTTCACGTAAGCGGTCATGTCGCGCACGCGCACGAGTTCCAGCGCGCGTCCGCCGAAGGTGAAGACGTCGCCGGGCTTCAGGCGCGAGATGAACGATTCCTCCATCGCGCCGATGCGCCCGCCCGTCATGTATGCGACGTTGATCGTGGCATTCGCGACGATCGTGCCGACATTGTTCCGATGCCGTCGCACGAGGTCTTCGCGCGGCACGCGATACACGCCGTCATCGCCCAAAACGACGCGGTGATAATCCGGATACGCCGCCAGCGACGCGCCGCCGCGCTCGACGAATGCAAGCGCCCAATCGAATTCCGCTTGGCTCAGATCGCGATACGCGTAGGCGGTGCGCACTTCGTCGAACATCTCGGCCGCCCTGAATCCGCCGCCGATCGCCACCGTGACCAGATGCTGCACGAGCACGTCGAGCGGCTTCAAAGGCATGTCGCGCCCTTCGATGCGATGCTCGCCGATGGCCCAGCGCGCCGCCGCCGCTTCGACCAGTTCGAGCGCATGCGTCGGCACGATCGTCACGCGCGACACGCGGCCCGGCGCGTGGCCGGAGCGCCCGGCGCGCTGCATCAGACGCGCGACGCCTTTGGGCGAGCCGATCTGAAACACGCGATCCACCGGCAGAAAATCCACGCCGAGGTCGAGACTCGACGTGCAGACGACCGCCTTCAGTTGTCCGTTCTTGAGCCCGAGTTCGACCCAGTCGCGGACTTCCTTGTCGAGCGAGCCGTGATGCAGCGCGATGAGTCCCGCCCAGTCCGGCCGCAGATCCAGCAGCGCGCGATACCAGATTTCCGATTGAGAGCGCGTGTTGGTGAAGACGAGCGAGCTTTGCGCATGTTCGATTTCATCGGCGACCGGCCCGACCTGCCGCACGCCGAGATGCCCGCCCCACGGAAAGCGTTCGATGGTCTCGGGAATCAGCGTATCCACGACGAGCGTCTTCGGCTGCGCGCCCTGCACGACGACGCGCGGCGTCTTCACCGGATGCAGCAGCGCGTCGTGAGCGAGCGCCAGATTGCCGAGCGTCGCGGACAAGCCCCAGATTTGCAGATCGGCGCGCCACTGCGCGAGGCGCGCGAGCGCCAGTTGCGTCTGCGTGCCGCGCTTGTTGCCGAGCAGTTCGTGCCATTCGTCGATCACCACGAGCCGCACGTGCGCGAGTTCTTCGCGGGCGTTCGCGCGGGTGAGCATCAGCGTGAGGCTTTCGGGCGTCGTGACGAGCGCAGAGGGCATGCGGCGGTTCTGCCGCGCGCGTTCCGTCGATGACGTGTCGCCCGTGCGCAGCCCGACGGTCCACGGCACCGCGAGCGCGCTGACCGCGGTTTGCAGGGCGCGTGCGGTGTCGGCGGCGAGCGCGCGCATCGGCGTGATCCAGAGCACGGTGAGCGGGGCTGGGAGCGGCGCTTTGTCGATGTCGGCAGCTGAATCTGCGGCCTGCGAAATCGAGCGGCGCTTGCGGTTCGCCTTCGGCTTTGGCGGGCCGGCGAACGCGGTCAATGCGCCGAGCCAGATCGCCCATGTCTTGCCCGCGCCGGTGGTCGCATGCAGCAGCCCGCTCGCGCCGCGTTCGACCTCGCGCCACACTTCGCGCTGAAACGGAAACGGCTGCCAGCCGCGCGCATCGAACCAGCGCGCGATGCGCTCGTCCATCGGCTTGGCGGCTTCTATCGCGTCGTACACGAACGGCGCGGGCCGGAAAAGCTCGGCGGCAGCATCCAGCTTGGCTTGCGCGGCCTGCGTGCGCGGCACGCGGCGGGGGCGCGGGGCGCGGCGTTTGGCGCGGGTTGGTGCGTCGGGCGGTTGCTCGTCGCCATATTCGGTTGAGAGTTGATCGTCGCGGTTCATGCGGCCGCCTCGCTTGCGTATGCGACGCGATCGGAAACGCGACGGTCGCCGGGAACGCGAGAGCAATCGCGCATGTGAAAGCCGTCGCGAATGCGAAGAACACCGGCAACGCGAAGACCGCCGGCAACGCGAGAGCCGCCACGAACGCGCGCGCAATCCCAAACGCCAACCCCGCCGCCCAATGCCGTCGCGCGCGCCAACCTTCCGCGCTTCCCCGCCTCATCGCCTGAACAGCGCCCGCTCATGCCATCGCCTCGTTCAGAAAGCCCTTGAGCATGTCGAGCGTATCCGCGTCGTCGATGCCCTTATCCGTCCGCCAGCGCAACATGCGCGGGAAACGCACCGCGATGCCCGACTTGTGGCGCGGGCTCGCCTGAATGCCTTCGAAGCCGATTTCGAAGACGAGCGTCGGCGTCAGGCTGCGCACCGGCCCGAACTTCTCGACGGTCGTCTTGCGCACGATGGCATCGACCTGGCGCATCTCCTCGTCGGTCAGGCCCGAGTACGCCT
Proteins encoded:
- the fahA gene encoding fumarylacetoacetase → MNDALKATLAPTLKSWIESANDPKSDFPIQNLPFGVFSDAVNERPRAGVAIGDWIVDLAALEDARLIDANGTFSEPRLNAFIALGRESWRAVRVALSALLARDTPTLRDDAALRRRALVPRETATMHLPVEIPGYADFYSSKEHATNVGSMFRDPKNALLPNWSEMPIAYNGRASSVVVSGTPVRRPNGQLKLPDEPRPIFGACRKLDIELETGFIVGQGNALGEPIPCEEAEAHIFGMVLLNDWSARDIQQWEYVPLGPFNSKTFATTISPWIVTLDALEPFRTATPAQEPEPLAYLQHAGDHAFDIELSVDLRPEGAATATTISRTNFRLMYWSMAQQLAHHTVSGCNTRVGDLLGSGTISGPTPDSCGSLLEATWNGQRPVRLEEGGERAFLQDGDEITLRGWCQGDGYRVGFGECVGRIVPARSLA
- a CDS encoding MFS transporter; the protein is MTTKTTIDVERALGDAHRPAFHFLLLALCGLCLVIDGFDAQAMGYVAPAVIAEWGVPKSALAPVFSASLFGMLLGALGLSVLADRIGRRPVLIGATLFFGLTMIATAFTHSLPVLTALRFVTGLGLGCIMPNAMALVGEFSSTQHRVKRMMLVSCGFTLGAALGGFLSAALIPSLGWRSVFWVGGAVPIVLALAMFVGLPESLQFLVLKGHEARARAWLAKFDPSLRIDSTTRLIVREKGGEGAPVAELFRAGRAPVTLILWAISFMNLIDLYFLSNWLPTVMRDAGYSPGMAVLVGTLLQTGGVIGTLLLGWFIERFGFVRVLLGCFLVGAVCVGVIGGVAHVQTWLFLAVFAAGFCIVGGQPAVNALAGHYYPTTLRSTGIGWSLGIGRVGSVIGPLVGGQMIALGWSNVELFHAAAVPVFCSALLVVLLALVRREVRRVMTAA
- a CDS encoding MFS transporter gives rise to the protein MPLPLLALAIAAFGIGTTEFVIMGLLPNVARDLAVSIPAAGMLVSGYALGVTIGAPILAIVTAKMPRKKALMGLIGVFIVGNLLCALAPNYWVLMGARIVTAFCHGAFFGIGSVVAADLVAPNRRAQAIALMFTGLTLANVLGVPLGTALGQAAGWRATFWVVTLIGIAAAGALAVCLPKHIEMRESSILREFNVLKNPQVLMVLGISVLASASLFSVFTYITPILEDVTGVSPHAVTYVLLLFGLGLTVGSTLGGKLADWKLLRSLLSFLVSIVVILTVFAATMHESISAMITIFLWGVLAFAIVPPLQILIVNRASDAPNLASTLNQGAFNLGNATGAWLGGCAISAGAPLTSLPWVGVAMACGAFGLTLLSATLDKRARRLAIGQAA
- the pdeM gene encoding ligase-associated DNA damage response endonuclease PdeM, which produces MPIEALTIDINGHALVLSAERAAFDPLEKSLFIADAHFGKDAVFRARGIPVPAGATADNLTRLDALIATHRPESIVFLGDLLHARESHADETLAALDAWRATHRALRLVLVEGNHDRHAGELPARFGVELVQEPYRLGPWALCHHPQSVDDGYALAGHEHPVYRLATRIDSVRLPCFRFGRRAGVLPAFGAFTGGFEVNDAVRRASEAVYVVAGERVFGVRQ
- a CDS encoding ligase-associated DNA damage response DEXH box helicase; this encodes MNRDDQLSTEYGDEQPPDAPTRAKRRAPRPRRVPRTQAAQAKLDAAAELFRPAPFVYDAIEAAKPMDERIARWFDARGWQPFPFQREVWREVERGASGLLHATTGAGKTWAIWLGALTAFAGPPKPKANRKRRSISQAADSAADIDKAPLPAPLTVLWITPMRALAADTARALQTAVSALAVPWTVGLRTGDTSSTERARQNRRMPSALVTTPESLTLMLTRANAREELAHVRLVVIDEWHELLGNKRGTQTQLALARLAQWRADLQIWGLSATLGNLALAHDALLHPVKTPRVVVQGAQPKTLVVDTLIPETIERFPWGGHLGVRQVGPVADEIEHAQSSLVFTNTRSQSEIWYRALLDLRPDWAGLIALHHGSLDKEVRDWVELGLKNGQLKAVVCTSSLDLGVDFLPVDRVFQIGSPKGVARLMQRAGRSGHAPGRVSRVTIVPTHALELVEAAAARWAIGEHRIEGRDMPLKPLDVLVQHLVTVAIGGGFRAAEMFDEVRTAYAYRDLSQAEFDWALAFVERGGASLAAYPDYHRVVLGDDGVYRVPREDLVRRHRNNVGTIVANATINVAYMTGGRIGAMEESFISRLKPGDVFTFGGRALELVRVRDMTAYVKRATSSRGAMPQWAGSKMPLSSELAEAALVMLARANDGIYDEPEMQAVKPLLDLQAKWSALPGPGVLVVETVRSREGHHFFCYPFAGRMSHIGLGSLIGWRVARDQPSTFSISMNDYGFELLSARPFDWETLIAEGLFSPDNLEHDILASLNASELSARRFREIARVSGLIYQGHPGQQKSARQLQASSGLFYEVFRKHDSGNLLLTQADQEVMLQELELSRLRHALVRMSESRLALTHPKKPTPFAFPLIVGRLREKVSTEKLADRVERMLAELEKAAQA